A stretch of Prunus dulcis chromosome 6, ALMONDv2, whole genome shotgun sequence DNA encodes these proteins:
- the LOC117632348 gene encoding auxin-responsive protein SAUR50-like, which produces MAKSRTTSTTYKKKSIVKLKFVVEKLQRSFSLGRSKSSSNSNFDDSKNVPEDVKEGHFAVIAVDGDEPKRFVVALSYLTHPTFLKLLEQAAEEYGFDHDGALMIPCQPIELEKILDEDQKWQEEQGGSSSDGNWSSCKAMVQSC; this is translated from the coding sequence ATGGCTAAGTCTAGAACTACAAGTACTACttacaagaagaagagcatTGTCAAGCTCAAATTTGTAGTTGAAAAGCTACAAAGAAGTTTTTCATTGGGTAgatcaaaatcatcatcaaattCCAACTTTGATGACTCAAAAAATGTGCCAGAAGATGTGAAGGAGGGCCACTTTGCAGTGATAGCTGTGGATGGAGATGAACCAAAAAGGTTTGTTGTGGCATTGAGTTACTTGACACACCCAACTTTTCTGAAGCTGTTGGAGCAAGCGGCTGAGGAGTATGGTTTTGACCATGATGGTGCCCTTATGATTCCTTGCCAGCCAATCGAGCTCGAGAAGATTTTAGATGAGGATCAGAAATGGCAGGAGGAACAAGGAGGCTCCTCTAGTGATGGTAACTGGAGTTCTTGTAAAGCTATGGTGCAGAGCTGCTGA
- the LOC117632177 gene encoding auxin-responsive protein SAUR50-like → MAKSRTTSTTYKKKSIVKLKIVVEKLQRSFSLGRSKSSSNSNFDDSKNVPEDVKEGHFAVIAVDGDEPKRFVVALSYLTHPTFLKLLEQAAEEYGFDHDGALMIPCQPIELEKILDEDQKWQEEQGGSSSDGNWSSCKAMVQSC, encoded by the coding sequence ATGGCTAAGTCTAGAACTACAAGTACTACttacaagaagaagagcatTGTCAAGCTCAAAATTGTAGTTGAAAAGCTACAAAGAAGTTTTTCATTGGGTAgatcaaaatcatcatcaaattCCAACTTTGATGACTCAAAAAATGTGCCAGAAGATGTGAAGGAGGGCCACTTTGCAGTGATAGCTGTGGATGGAGATGAACCAAAAAGGTTTGTTGTGGCATTGAGTTACTTGACACACCCAACTTTTCTGAAGCTGTTGGAGCAAGCGGCTGAGGAGTATGGTTTTGACCATGATGGTGCCCTTATGATTCCTTGCCAGCCAATCGAGCTCGAGAAGATTTTAGATGAGGATCAGAAATGGCAGGAGGAACAAGGAGGCTCCTCTAGTGATGGTAACTGGAGTTCTTGTAAAGCTATGGTGCAGAGCTGCTGA
- the LOC117632355 gene encoding auxin-induced protein 6B-like: protein MAKSRTTSITCKKKKSIVKLKIVVEKLKKSLLCGRSKSSVSNCDDTKNVSEDVKEGHFAVIAVDGDEPKRFVVALSYLTHPTFLKLLEQAAEEYGFDHEGAITIPCPPSELEKILHDDQQWQEEERLV from the coding sequence ATGGCCAAGTCTAGAACTACTAGTATTActtgcaagaagaagaagagcattGTCAAGCTCAAAATTGTAGTCGAAAAGCTTAAAAAAAGTCTATTGTGCGGTAGGTCAAAATCATCAGTTTCCAACTGCGATGACACAAAAAATGTGTCCGAAGATGTGAAGGAGGGTCACTTTGCTGTGATAGCTGTGGATGGAGATGAACCAAAGAGATTTGTGGTTGCATTGAGTTACTTGACGCACCCAACTTTCTTGAAGCTATTGGAGCAAGCAGCTGAGGAGTATGGTTTTGACCATGAAGGTGCAATCACCATTCCTTGTCCGCCAAGCGAGCTTGAGAAGATTTTACATGATGATCAGCAATGGCAAGAGGAAGAAAGGCTCGTCTAG